A single region of the Thunnus maccoyii chromosome 10, fThuMac1.1, whole genome shotgun sequence genome encodes:
- the LOC121905344 gene encoding histone-lysine N-methyltransferase ASH1L-like isoform X2 has translation MDQRVKGGTPPTTNSTLDPSPAPEDADQDQVAEKRRRGEGENGDVGKKEEERRGAGKKREGDKGAVLELLIEGRCGSAGQQQLQISGRETSCPEGNVRLRIGLQAKRTKKPPKILESYVCKPTIRTYQRQARGGLLKGDGEGGAGQQSKTSSTPDEATRENRSGLDAVQTTSKQTASAASPPVASSSLSSSSSSSSSQPLSLSSTYTTAPTPASVPAIASQGTKSAKQVPIKLADKTEANSNGSSERVKKEKLPSVNGQPVPAGLKPCSPTTDQTASTTSSTPSIQTLSATETRNEGKTSKKHNGLVQTKKQKGLSNGKGSADSLGNTPSSKIKVGKHSSSSSVSPMDSSTRPPVSTSSYKSRPDSPCSPSVTPKPQSSPTVDPSSAQSQDQDPSLQPSQEKKREKERKVKKEKRKEKKSKRDRLEAERAKSESRKEEGKKKKKEKGKDGKSRHGKEKDERHRTDDTWRDELKTERGKAEKKSDKLTPDGQRTEDNNAKCGETVDCGKLDKTSKVVNPGRPDEKDRADDSCKPVKQAEPATTTGDTSKSKEQDVSRHSTVPPNHPSSSAPPSLPTPPARAPVSPPSSPQEQDSRPLKKRKARRPSWTKLVHRAQRAENQEAPSDSQHNPLLSFPQNPKTSLPAKTAIQQTDESHPAPSSSLTSSSSPLSSATKPSSPKQSHPTSDPSPPASRCPVTPSRKRGRPKSHTSILDEPPPRLSPNAIPTEVPPLGCDGVQKAPVLEPSPILQSAAQSKSSPKKRGRPPKRPLPEDQSGDALNQTDDTLRSTDFHPPEKGNRQLKIRRLINEMKKRKKRRLHKVMLSGYVGKEARRSEAADGETSLRMCKSIETTTVHTLSALSSFGGKLGPQINVSKRGTIYMGKRRGRKPKAQTANLNSNSQNYTQSSLFTNPSETSLFSSNQSQPPPSHPFPSPSLTHSSGAQSPYSEGSVTEPTSLLFPHPFSLPSPSSSCTSPRPPSSSSLSPFVKKSCPCQGRHHFPFHQSSCKLSCPTPPLHHTPGSPGHLKEATPSPRSESHSEETLPSDSGIGTDNNSVSERGEMRGARGMLRLGQGSVILGGQKHSSFVDRSSSVSSPLSHIPRHTNPITNSTTLEQHRDRHRHRRRDYDCSSSCTCLCPCPCPGHNKCTHSDYYSCLGHNALKRQKNKHKKKHQQLHMQDPEFLSELEDLIAQFSEVHIGRRSWARTGLGQGFDGSGNAAGGRRHHSSSHSLRSNIFRINLNGFYSPHPSSYSANPSFSPQPFYPCQPVHCNRKPDRRQCGCPSKFQETIENMGFYSSYPPATTLYHHLPSSYPLPSPHQYAPHQPHHAHFLLNPARFHRRRSRLLREGALGGEVEGDMGGGGGGGPHLSSGFTSSLSCGCGRSEHKHKHKHRHRQCERDMDDEEELHEDEEEDGMEREGLSSSKPRSRFILGQGEGVRKGTRGMGSMMSPWLCENGNDSFSSAAASSSSSSTERFKHTSLTSLGLGSSHLSSFGGGWGGLGQSWTKLGGLGGTGFGNSSWRSFNGERHTGRIIESDGEDDDGEDVQQSHLYRTSPSPTHTNLFTSAAMATGGRGLRSGLASRNQGSGDRSWRRDEPAWTERREAGLQGDSRSRGQQKSVPTPDSVEVKNKRRPGRPRKHPLPSTLSSPTHSSAAPPMSSPDLLPGYSHSRDGREVGGRREERGPERDRGGNDTVQQVTESELQAKRKRGRKRKHGDSPCHQSVAEDKPECDTPTECFSQSDVDQAPSQPVTVQREERADGPPRKKFLRAGLYSDDYKTTDPPSQAQQLCKGSMDYTPGEHEFSLLPAPIHVGKYLRLKRIHFQLPYDVMWLWRHNQLERQPAVPLKRKRRYCRVKERTVSSHQTAEESSSDITSLFPHLDMEPLTSSERSFVVKHHVFLVRNWELVRDRQIRVRIERERERDAEVEERDSQRLSCDGANGDDSHIKSGP, from the exons ATGGACCAGAGAGTGAAGGGGGGTACCCCTCCAACCACGAACTCCACTCTGGACCCCTCCCCTGCACCTGAAGATGCTGACCAGGACCAAGTGGcggagaaaaggaggagaggtgAGGGGGAGAATGGAGATGtagggaagaaagaggaggagagaagaggagctgggaaaaagagagaaggagacaagGGGGCAGTACTGGAGTTGCTCATTGAGGGGCGCTGTGGAAGCGCAGGGCAGCAACAGCTTCAGATATCTGGCAGAGAGACTAGCTGCCCTGAGGGGAATGTACGACTCCGGATTGGACTCCAGGCCAAACGCACCAAGAAGCCGCCCAAGATTTTGGAGAGCTATGTCTGCAAGCCCACCATCAGGACCTATCAGAGACAGGCCAGGGGGGGACTGCTGAAGGGGGATGGAGAGGGAGGAGCGGGCCAACAGAGTAAAACCAGTTCTACTCCAGACGAGGCAACCAGGGAGAATCGCTCAGGCTTGGATGCTGTCCAGACCACATCCAAACAAACTGCATCTGCTGCTTCACCACCAgttgcatcatcatcattatcatcgtcatcatcatcttcgTCATCGCAGCCACTGTCTTTATCATCGACATATACTACAGCTCCTACCCCAGCCTCAGTCCCTGCCATAGCCAGCCAAGGGACCAAGTCTGCCAAACAG GTTCCTATCAAACTGGCAGATAAGACAGAGGCGAATTCAAATGGCTCATCTGAGAGAGTGAAGAAAGAGAAGCTTCCTAGCGTCAATGGCCAGCCAGTACCTGCTGGACTCAAACCCTGCTCGCCCACAACAGACCAGACAGCTTCAACAACCTCTTCCACCCCATCCATCCAAACGCTCTCTGCGACGGAAACCAGGAATGAAGGAAAAACCTCCAAGAAACATAATGGTTTGGTgcagacaaagaaacagaagGGGCTATCGAATGGAAAAGGCTCTGCTGACAGCCTTGGCAATACCCCTTCTTCGAAAATCAAAGTTGGAAAACACAGcagttcctcctctgtttctcccATGGACTCGTCTACAAGACCTCcagtctccaccagctcctatAAGAGTAGACCAGACTCTCCTTGCTCTCCCTCGGTCACCCCTAAACCACAATCCTCCCCCACTGTGGATCCCTCTTCGGCCCAATCCCAAGATCAGGATCCCTCCCTACAGCCctcacaagagaaaaagagagagaaagagaggaaagtgaAGAAAGAGAAACGGAAAGAGAAAAAATCAAAGCGAGATAGGTTGGAGGCTGAAAGAGCAAAGAGTGAAAGCAGAAAGGAGGAaggcaaaaagaagaaaaaagagaaagggaaagatgGTAAATCGAGGCACGGTAAAGAAAAGGATGAAAGACATAGGACTGATGATACATGGAGGGATGAACTCAAGACTGAAAGAGGAAAGGCTGAGAAAAAGAGTGATAAGCTTACCCCAGACGGACAAAGAACAGAAGATAATAATGCAAAATGTGGTGAAACAGTTGACTGTGGTAAATTAGATAAAACCTCTAAAGTAGTGAACCCAGGAAGACCAGATGAGAAGGACAGGGCGGACGACAGTTGCAAACCAGTTAAACAAGCTGAGccagcaacaacaacaggtgACACCAGTAAATCAAAAGAACAAGATGTCTCAAGACATTCAACTGTGCCTCCAAACCACccctcttcttctgctcctccctctctgcccaCTCCTCCTGCCCGTGCCCCCGTttctcccccttcctccccccaAGAGCAGGACAGCAGACCGCTCAAGAAACGTAAAGCCAGGCGGCCCAGCTGGACCAAGCTGGTGCACCGAGCTCAGAGGGCGGAGAATCAGGAAGCCCCCTCAGATTCTCAGCATAATCCTTTACTAAGTTTTCCCCAGAACCCCAAGACGTCCCTTCCTGCCAAGACTGCTATTCAGCAGACTGATGAGTCACACCCAGCTCCCTCTAGCTCCTTAACCAGCagctcctcccctctctcttctgcAACCAAACCTTCATCCCCAAAGCAGAGTCACCCCACATCAGATCCTAGCCCCCCTGCTTCCAGATGCCCTGTAACCCCTTCCCGAAAAAGGGGCCGCCCTAAATCCCACACCTCTATCTTAGATGAACCTCCCCCTAGACTGTCACCAAACGCCATCCCAACTGAGGTGCCGCCTTTGGGGTGTGACGGAGTTCAGAAAGCCCCTGTGCTGGAGCCAAGTCCAATACTGCAGAGTGCTGCACAGTCTAAATCCAGCCCGAAGAAGCGTGGCCGTCCTCCCAAACGACCCCTCCCTGAGGACCAGAGTGGAGATGCACTGAATCAAACTGATGATACCCTCAGGAGTACAGATTTTCATCCTCCTGAAAAGGGAAACAGGCAGCTAAAGATCAGGAGGCTGATAAatgagatgaagaaaagaaagaagaggagactTCACAAAGTAATGCTGTCTGGGTATGTAGGGAAGGAGGCAAGGAGAAGCGAGGCAGCAGATGGCGAGACCTCTTTAAGAATGTGTAAATCGATAGAGACTACAACAGTACACACGCTCTCAGCCCTGTCCTCCTTTGGGGGTAAGCTGGGCCCTCAGATCAATGTTAGCAAGAGAGGGACCATCTACATGGGCAAGAGGCGAGGACGCAAGCCTAAAGCTCAAACAGCTAACCTAAATTCCAACTCCCAGAACTACACTCAGTCGTCTCTGTTTACCAATCCCTCTGAAACATCTCTCTTCTCATCTAACCAATCCCAGCCTCCTCCCTCTCACCCCTTTCCCTCCCCATCTCTCACCCACTCCAGTGGGGCCCAGAGCCCTTACAGTGAGGGAAGCGTCACAGAACCTACATCCCTACTTTTTCCTCAccctttctccctcccttccccaTCATCCTCCTGTACCTCCCCCcgtcctccctcctcctcatccctctctccctttgtgAAGAAGAGTTGTCCATGCCAGGGAAGGCATCACTTCCCCTTTCACCAGTCTTCATGTAAGCTGTCCTGTCCCACCCCTCCACTGCATCACACACCTGGCTCTCCTGGCCACCTAAAAGAGGCCACCCCCTCCCCCAGGAGCGAATCGCACAGCGAAGAGACGTTGCCTAGTGACAGCGGCATTGGAACGGATAACAACAGCGTCTCTGAGCGAGGGGAGATGAGGGGAGCTCGAGGCATGCTCAGGTTGGGTCAAGGGTCAGTGATTCTAGGGGGTCAAAAACACTCCTCTTTTGTGGACcgttcctcctctgtctcctcaccCCTCTCTCACATCCCTAGACACACAAACCCCATCACCAACTCGACTACTCTGGAGCAGCACAGAGATAGACACAGGCACAGGCGGAGGGATTACGACTGCTCCTCTTCCTGTACTTGCTTGTGCCCGTGCCCCTGTCCAGGACACAACAAGTGCACTCATTCGGACTATTATTCTTGCCTTGGGCACAATGCactgaagagacagaaaaataaacacaagaagAAGCACCAGCAGCTGCACATGCAGGATCCAGAGTTTCTGTCTGAACTAGAAGATCTGATCGCTCAATTCAGCGAGGTCCATATCGGAAGGAGAAGTTGGGCAAGGACAGGATTGGGACAGGGATTTGATGGGAGTGGAAACGCTGCTGGGGGAAGGCGCCAtcactcttcctctcattctctcCGCTCCAACATCTTCAGGATCAATCTGAATGGCTTTTACTCGCCTCACCCTTCATCTTACTCTGCTAATCCCTCCTTCTCCCCCCAGCCTTTCTACCCCTGCCAGCCAGTGCATTGTAACAGAAAGCCGGACCGTAGGCAGTGCGGTTGCCCTTCAAAGTTCCAGGAGACCATTGAAAATATGGGCTTTTACAGCAGCTATCCCCCAGCCACAACACTTTACCACCACCTACCCAGCTCCTACCCGCTTCCATCTCCTCACCAGTACGCCCCACATCAGCCCCACCATGCCCACTTCCTCCTCAACCCTGCTAGATTCCACAGACGCAGGAGCAGGTTGCTGAGGGAGGGAGCTTTAGGAGGAGAGGTCGAAGGAGATATGGGAGGAGGCGGTGGAGGAGGCCCACACCTCAGCTCAGGGTTCACATCCAGCCTCTCCTGTGGCTGTGGCAGGAgcgaacacaaacacaaacacaaacatcgTCACAGGCAATGTGAGCGAGACATGGATGACGAGGAGGAGTTgcatgaggatgaggaggaagacgGTATGGAGAGAGAAGGGCTGTCCAGTTCAAAGCCAAGGTCAAGATTCATTTTAGGGCAAGGAGAAGGAGTAAGGAAAGGGACAAGAGGAATGGGGAGTATGATGTCGCCTTGGTTATGTGAGAACGGAAATGATtccttctcctctgctgctgcctcatcatcttcatcttcaacCGAGAGGTTCAAACATACATCTCTCACCTCACTGGGCCTGGGTTCCTCTCACCTGTCTTCATTTGGAGGAGGCTGGGGTGGCCTGGGCCAGAGTTGGACTAAACTCGGGGGCCTTGGAGGTACAGGATTTGGAAACTCCAGCTGGAGATCCTTCAACGGGGAGCGACACACAGGCCGAATTATTGAATCAGACGGAGAGGACGATGATGGGGAGGACGTTCAACAGTCACATCTGTACAGGACGTCCCCATCCCCGACACATACCAACCTGTTCACATCagctgccatggcaacagggGGGCGCGGTCTGAGGAGTGGATTGGCCAGTAGGAATCAAGGAAGTGGAGACCGGTCATGGAGGAGAGACGAGCCAGCttggacagagaggagagaagcag GTTTACAAGGTGACTCAAGAAGCCGGGGGCAGCAGAAAAGTGTGCCAACACCAGACAGCGTGgaggtgaaaaacaaaagaaggcCAGGACGGCCCAGGAAGCACCCACTGCCCTCCACTTTATCTTCCCCCACACACTCCTCTGCAGCTCCCCCCATGTCATCACCCGACCTCTTGCCAGGATACAGCCACAGCAGAGATGGGAGAGAAGtgggagggagaagagaagaaaggggCCCGGAGAGAGATCGAGGAGGAAACGACACAGTGCAGCAGGTGACAGAGTCAGAGCTGCAAGccaagaggaagagaggacGAAAGAGAAAACATGGTGACTCTCCCTGTCATCAGAG TGTCGCCGAGGATAAACCGGAGTGTGACACCCCCACTGAATGTTTTAGCCAATCAGATGTCGACCAGGCTCCGTCCCAACCAGTAACCGTccaaagagaggagagagcagatgGTCCTCCCAGGAAGAAGTTTCTGAGGGCTGGTCTTTATTCTGATGATTATAAAACTACAGA TCCGCCCTCTCAAGCTCAGCAGTTATGCAAAGGGAGTATGGACTACACCCCAGGGGAGCATGAGTTTAGCCTTTTACCTGCTCCTATCCATGTTG
- the LOC121905344 gene encoding histone-lysine N-methyltransferase ASH1L-like isoform X3, which produces MDQRVKGGTPPTTNSTLDPSPAPEDADQDQVAEKRRRGEGENGDVGKKEEERRGAGKKREGDKGAVLELLIEGRCGSAGQQQLQISGRETSCPEGNVRLRIGLQAKRTKKPPKILESYVCKPTIRTYQRQARGGLLKGDGEGGAGQQSKTSSTPDEATRENRSGLDAVQTTSKQTASAASPPVASSSLSSSSSSSSSQPLSLSSTYTTAPTPASVPAIASQGTKSAKQVPIKLADKTEANSNGSSERVKKEKLPSVNGQPVPAGLKPCSPTTDQTASTTSSTPSIQTLSATETRNEGKTSKKHNGLVQTKKQKGLSNGKGSADSLGNTPSSKIKVGKHSSSSSVSPMDSSTRPPVSTSSYKSRPDSPCSPSVTPKPQSSPTVDPSSAQSQDQDPSLQPSQEKKREKERKVKKEKRKEKKSKRDRLEAERAKSESRKEEGKKKKKEKGKDGKSRHGKEKDERHRTDDTWRDELKTERGKAEKKSDKLTPDGQRTEDNNAKCGETVDCGKLDKTSKVVNPGRPDEKDRADDSCKPVKQAEPATTTGDTSKSKEQDVSRHSTVPPNHPSSSAPPSLPTPPARAPVSPPSSPQEQDSRPLKKRKARRPSWTKLVHRAQRAENQEAPSDSQHNPLLSFPQNPKTSLPAKTAIQQTDESHPAPSSSLTSSSSPLSSATKPSSPKQSHPTSDPSPPASRCPVTPSRKRGRPKSHTSILDEPPPRLSPNAIPTEVPPLGCDGVQKAPVLEPSPILQSAAQSKSSPKKRGRPPKRPLPEDQSGDALNQTDDTLRSTDFHPPEKGNRQLKIRRLINEMKKRKKRRLHKVMLSGYVGKEARRSEAADGETSLRMCKSIETTTVHTLSALSSFGGKLGPQINVSKRGTIYMGKRRGRKPKAQTANLNSNSQNYTQSSLFTNPSETSLFSSNQSQPPPSHPFPSPSLTHSSGAQSPYSEGSVTEPTSLLFPHPFSLPSPSSSCTSPRPPSSSSLSPFVKKSCPCQGRHHFPFHQSSCKLSCPTPPLHHTPGSPGHLKEATPSPRSESHSEETLPSDSGIGTDNNSVSERGEMRGARGMLRLGQGSVILGGQKHSSFVDRSSSVSSPLSHIPRHTNPITNSTTLEQHRDRHRHRRRDYDCSSSCTCLCPCPCPGHNKCTHSDYYSCLGHNALKRQKNKHKKKHQQLHMQDPEFLSELEDLIAQFSEVHIGRRSWARTGLGQGFDGSGNAAGGRRHHSSSHSLRSNIFRINLNGFYSPHPSSYSANPSFSPQPFYPCQPVHCNRKPDRRQCGCPSKFQETIENMGFYSSYPPATTLYHHLPSSYPLPSPHQYAPHQPHHAHFLLNPARFHRRRSRLLREGALGGEVEGDMGGGGGGGPHLSSGFTSSLSCGCGRSEHKHKHKHRHRQCERDMDDEEELHEDEEEDGMEREGLSSSKPRSRFILGQGEGVRKGTRGMGSMMSPWLCENGNDSFSSAAASSSSSSTERFKHTSLTSLGLGSSHLSSFGGGWGGLGQSWTKLGGLGGTGFGNSSWRSFNGERHTGRIIESDGEDDDGEDVQQSHLYRTSPSPTHTNLFTSAAMATGGRGLRSGLASRNQGSGDRSWRRDEPAWTERREAGLQGDSRSRGQQKSVPTPDSVEVKNKRRPGRPRKHPLPSTLSSPTHSSAAPPMSSPDLLPGYSHSRDGREVGGRREERGPERDRGGNDTVQQVTESELQAKRKRGRKRKHGDSPCHQSTVC; this is translated from the exons ATGGACCAGAGAGTGAAGGGGGGTACCCCTCCAACCACGAACTCCACTCTGGACCCCTCCCCTGCACCTGAAGATGCTGACCAGGACCAAGTGGcggagaaaaggaggagaggtgAGGGGGAGAATGGAGATGtagggaagaaagaggaggagagaagaggagctgggaaaaagagagaaggagacaagGGGGCAGTACTGGAGTTGCTCATTGAGGGGCGCTGTGGAAGCGCAGGGCAGCAACAGCTTCAGATATCTGGCAGAGAGACTAGCTGCCCTGAGGGGAATGTACGACTCCGGATTGGACTCCAGGCCAAACGCACCAAGAAGCCGCCCAAGATTTTGGAGAGCTATGTCTGCAAGCCCACCATCAGGACCTATCAGAGACAGGCCAGGGGGGGACTGCTGAAGGGGGATGGAGAGGGAGGAGCGGGCCAACAGAGTAAAACCAGTTCTACTCCAGACGAGGCAACCAGGGAGAATCGCTCAGGCTTGGATGCTGTCCAGACCACATCCAAACAAACTGCATCTGCTGCTTCACCACCAgttgcatcatcatcattatcatcgtcatcatcatcttcgTCATCGCAGCCACTGTCTTTATCATCGACATATACTACAGCTCCTACCCCAGCCTCAGTCCCTGCCATAGCCAGCCAAGGGACCAAGTCTGCCAAACAG GTTCCTATCAAACTGGCAGATAAGACAGAGGCGAATTCAAATGGCTCATCTGAGAGAGTGAAGAAAGAGAAGCTTCCTAGCGTCAATGGCCAGCCAGTACCTGCTGGACTCAAACCCTGCTCGCCCACAACAGACCAGACAGCTTCAACAACCTCTTCCACCCCATCCATCCAAACGCTCTCTGCGACGGAAACCAGGAATGAAGGAAAAACCTCCAAGAAACATAATGGTTTGGTgcagacaaagaaacagaagGGGCTATCGAATGGAAAAGGCTCTGCTGACAGCCTTGGCAATACCCCTTCTTCGAAAATCAAAGTTGGAAAACACAGcagttcctcctctgtttctcccATGGACTCGTCTACAAGACCTCcagtctccaccagctcctatAAGAGTAGACCAGACTCTCCTTGCTCTCCCTCGGTCACCCCTAAACCACAATCCTCCCCCACTGTGGATCCCTCTTCGGCCCAATCCCAAGATCAGGATCCCTCCCTACAGCCctcacaagagaaaaagagagagaaagagaggaaagtgaAGAAAGAGAAACGGAAAGAGAAAAAATCAAAGCGAGATAGGTTGGAGGCTGAAAGAGCAAAGAGTGAAAGCAGAAAGGAGGAaggcaaaaagaagaaaaaagagaaagggaaagatgGTAAATCGAGGCACGGTAAAGAAAAGGATGAAAGACATAGGACTGATGATACATGGAGGGATGAACTCAAGACTGAAAGAGGAAAGGCTGAGAAAAAGAGTGATAAGCTTACCCCAGACGGACAAAGAACAGAAGATAATAATGCAAAATGTGGTGAAACAGTTGACTGTGGTAAATTAGATAAAACCTCTAAAGTAGTGAACCCAGGAAGACCAGATGAGAAGGACAGGGCGGACGACAGTTGCAAACCAGTTAAACAAGCTGAGccagcaacaacaacaggtgACACCAGTAAATCAAAAGAACAAGATGTCTCAAGACATTCAACTGTGCCTCCAAACCACccctcttcttctgctcctccctctctgcccaCTCCTCCTGCCCGTGCCCCCGTttctcccccttcctccccccaAGAGCAGGACAGCAGACCGCTCAAGAAACGTAAAGCCAGGCGGCCCAGCTGGACCAAGCTGGTGCACCGAGCTCAGAGGGCGGAGAATCAGGAAGCCCCCTCAGATTCTCAGCATAATCCTTTACTAAGTTTTCCCCAGAACCCCAAGACGTCCCTTCCTGCCAAGACTGCTATTCAGCAGACTGATGAGTCACACCCAGCTCCCTCTAGCTCCTTAACCAGCagctcctcccctctctcttctgcAACCAAACCTTCATCCCCAAAGCAGAGTCACCCCACATCAGATCCTAGCCCCCCTGCTTCCAGATGCCCTGTAACCCCTTCCCGAAAAAGGGGCCGCCCTAAATCCCACACCTCTATCTTAGATGAACCTCCCCCTAGACTGTCACCAAACGCCATCCCAACTGAGGTGCCGCCTTTGGGGTGTGACGGAGTTCAGAAAGCCCCTGTGCTGGAGCCAAGTCCAATACTGCAGAGTGCTGCACAGTCTAAATCCAGCCCGAAGAAGCGTGGCCGTCCTCCCAAACGACCCCTCCCTGAGGACCAGAGTGGAGATGCACTGAATCAAACTGATGATACCCTCAGGAGTACAGATTTTCATCCTCCTGAAAAGGGAAACAGGCAGCTAAAGATCAGGAGGCTGATAAatgagatgaagaaaagaaagaagaggagactTCACAAAGTAATGCTGTCTGGGTATGTAGGGAAGGAGGCAAGGAGAAGCGAGGCAGCAGATGGCGAGACCTCTTTAAGAATGTGTAAATCGATAGAGACTACAACAGTACACACGCTCTCAGCCCTGTCCTCCTTTGGGGGTAAGCTGGGCCCTCAGATCAATGTTAGCAAGAGAGGGACCATCTACATGGGCAAGAGGCGAGGACGCAAGCCTAAAGCTCAAACAGCTAACCTAAATTCCAACTCCCAGAACTACACTCAGTCGTCTCTGTTTACCAATCCCTCTGAAACATCTCTCTTCTCATCTAACCAATCCCAGCCTCCTCCCTCTCACCCCTTTCCCTCCCCATCTCTCACCCACTCCAGTGGGGCCCAGAGCCCTTACAGTGAGGGAAGCGTCACAGAACCTACATCCCTACTTTTTCCTCAccctttctccctcccttccccaTCATCCTCCTGTACCTCCCCCcgtcctccctcctcctcatccctctctccctttgtgAAGAAGAGTTGTCCATGCCAGGGAAGGCATCACTTCCCCTTTCACCAGTCTTCATGTAAGCTGTCCTGTCCCACCCCTCCACTGCATCACACACCTGGCTCTCCTGGCCACCTAAAAGAGGCCACCCCCTCCCCCAGGAGCGAATCGCACAGCGAAGAGACGTTGCCTAGTGACAGCGGCATTGGAACGGATAACAACAGCGTCTCTGAGCGAGGGGAGATGAGGGGAGCTCGAGGCATGCTCAGGTTGGGTCAAGGGTCAGTGATTCTAGGGGGTCAAAAACACTCCTCTTTTGTGGACcgttcctcctctgtctcctcaccCCTCTCTCACATCCCTAGACACACAAACCCCATCACCAACTCGACTACTCTGGAGCAGCACAGAGATAGACACAGGCACAGGCGGAGGGATTACGACTGCTCCTCTTCCTGTACTTGCTTGTGCCCGTGCCCCTGTCCAGGACACAACAAGTGCACTCATTCGGACTATTATTCTTGCCTTGGGCACAATGCactgaagagacagaaaaataaacacaagaagAAGCACCAGCAGCTGCACATGCAGGATCCAGAGTTTCTGTCTGAACTAGAAGATCTGATCGCTCAATTCAGCGAGGTCCATATCGGAAGGAGAAGTTGGGCAAGGACAGGATTGGGACAGGGATTTGATGGGAGTGGAAACGCTGCTGGGGGAAGGCGCCAtcactcttcctctcattctctcCGCTCCAACATCTTCAGGATCAATCTGAATGGCTTTTACTCGCCTCACCCTTCATCTTACTCTGCTAATCCCTCCTTCTCCCCCCAGCCTTTCTACCCCTGCCAGCCAGTGCATTGTAACAGAAAGCCGGACCGTAGGCAGTGCGGTTGCCCTTCAAAGTTCCAGGAGACCATTGAAAATATGGGCTTTTACAGCAGCTATCCCCCAGCCACAACACTTTACCACCACCTACCCAGCTCCTACCCGCTTCCATCTCCTCACCAGTACGCCCCACATCAGCCCCACCATGCCCACTTCCTCCTCAACCCTGCTAGATTCCACAGACGCAGGAGCAGGTTGCTGAGGGAGGGAGCTTTAGGAGGAGAGGTCGAAGGAGATATGGGAGGAGGCGGTGGAGGAGGCCCACACCTCAGCTCAGGGTTCACATCCAGCCTCTCCTGTGGCTGTGGCAGGAgcgaacacaaacacaaacacaaacatcgTCACAGGCAATGTGAGCGAGACATGGATGACGAGGAGGAGTTgcatgaggatgaggaggaagacgGTATGGAGAGAGAAGGGCTGTCCAGTTCAAAGCCAAGGTCAAGATTCATTTTAGGGCAAGGAGAAGGAGTAAGGAAAGGGACAAGAGGAATGGGGAGTATGATGTCGCCTTGGTTATGTGAGAACGGAAATGATtccttctcctctgctgctgcctcatcatcttcatcttcaacCGAGAGGTTCAAACATACATCTCTCACCTCACTGGGCCTGGGTTCCTCTCACCTGTCTTCATTTGGAGGAGGCTGGGGTGGCCTGGGCCAGAGTTGGACTAAACTCGGGGGCCTTGGAGGTACAGGATTTGGAAACTCCAGCTGGAGATCCTTCAACGGGGAGCGACACACAGGCCGAATTATTGAATCAGACGGAGAGGACGATGATGGGGAGGACGTTCAACAGTCACATCTGTACAGGACGTCCCCATCCCCGACACATACCAACCTGTTCACATCagctgccatggcaacagggGGGCGCGGTCTGAGGAGTGGATTGGCCAGTAGGAATCAAGGAAGTGGAGACCGGTCATGGAGGAGAGACGAGCCAGCttggacagagaggagagaagcag GTTTACAAGGTGACTCAAGAAGCCGGGGGCAGCAGAAAAGTGTGCCAACACCAGACAGCGTGgaggtgaaaaacaaaagaaggcCAGGACGGCCCAGGAAGCACCCACTGCCCTCCACTTTATCTTCCCCCACACACTCCTCTGCAGCTCCCCCCATGTCATCACCCGACCTCTTGCCAGGATACAGCCACAGCAGAGATGGGAGAGAAGtgggagggagaagagaagaaaggggCCCGGAGAGAGATCGAGGAGGAAACGACACAGTGCAGCAGGTGACAGAGTCAGAGCTGCAAGccaagaggaagagaggacGAAAGAGAAAACATGGTGACTCTCCCTGTCATCAGAG CACTGTGTGCTAA